A stretch of Plasmodium knowlesi strain H genome assembly, chromosome: 1 DNA encodes these proteins:
- a CDS encoding tubulin gamma chain, putative: protein MPREIITLQCGQCGNQIGVEFWKQLCNEHNIDKEGILKNNNYLNEDRKDIFFYQADDEHFIPRALLFDLEPRVINSIQASEYRNLYNPENMFISKEGGGAGNNWGCGYSQGHKVEEEIIDMIDREVDNSDNLEGFILSHSIAGGTGSGMGSYLLELLNDNYSKKVIQTFSVFPLLTNESSDVVVQPYNSILTLKRLILSTDSVVVIDNTSLNRIFVDRLKLNNPTFQQTNTIISNVMSASTTTLRYPGSMNNDMISLISSLIINPKCHFLVTSYTPITIDKHLSNVQKTTVLDVMKRLLHTKNIMVSVPVRRGMYISILNIIRGETDPTQVHKGLQRIRDRKLVNFIKWNPASIQVTLAKPSPHVVSTHKVSGLMMANHTSISTLFERCVTQFDRLFKRRAFLENYKKEPMFSSADGQGNFEEMESSKEITQNLIDEYKSAERDDYFSHAYL from the coding sequence ATGCCAAGGGAAATTATCACCCTGCAATGCGGGCAGTGCGGAAACCAGATCGGGGTGGAGTTCTGGAAACAGTTGTGCAACGAACATAATATAGACAAGGAGGGAATACTGAAAAACAATAACTACCTCAATGAGGACCGCAAGGACATTTTCTTCTACCAAGCAGACGATGAGCACTTCATCCCGAGGGCACTGCTCTTCGACTTGGAGCCAAGAGTTATCAACAGCATTCAAGCAAGCGAATATCGTAACCTATATAACCCAGAAAATATGTTCATttcaaaagaaggaggaggcgCAGGAAATAACTGGGGATGTGGATATAGCCAAGGACACAAGGTTGAAGAAGAGATAATAGACATGATAGATCGGGAAGTAGACAACAGTGATAATTTAGAAGGTTTCATATTATCCCACTCGATAGCAGGAGGAACTGGTAGTGGGATGGGTAGTTACCTACTTGAACTTCTCAATGATAATTATTCGAAGAAGGTAATACAAaccttttctgtttttcctcttctgaCAAATGAAAGCAGTGATGTAGTGGTGCAGCCATATAATAGCATCCTCACCTTGAAGAGATTGATCCTTAGTACGGATAGTGTAGTGGTAATAGATAACACTTCCTTGAACAGAATATTTGTCGATCGGTTGAAATTAAACAATCCAACTTTCCAACAAACCAATACCATCATCTCAAATGTTATGTCAGCGTCCACCACGACATTGAGGTACCCTGGTAGTATGAACAACGACATGATAAGTTTGATTTCTTCGCTTATCATAAATCCGAAGTGTCACTTCCTTGTTACTTCATACACACCTATAACCATCGATAAGCATCTCTCGAATGTACAGAAGACGACGGTACTGGATGTAATGAAGAGACTCCTACACACAAAAAACATTATGGTTTCTGTGCCAGTTAGAAGAGGCATGTATATTTCCATTCTTAACATTATCAGAGGAGAAACAGATCCCACACAGGTACATAAAGGATTGCAAAGAATACGAGATAGAAAGCTAGTTAATTTTATCAAATGGAACCCCGCCTCCATACAAGTAACTTTAGCCAAACCATCTCCTCATGTCGTATCCACTCATAAGGTATCTGGACTCATGATGGCTAACCACACATCAATCTCCACCCTCTTCGAAAGATGTGTCACGCAATTTGATAGACTTTTTAAGAGAAGGGCCTTTttagaaaattacaaaaaggaacCCATGTTCAGTAGTGCCGATGGACAAGGAAACTTCGAGGAGATGGAATCCTCAAAGGAGATCACGCAAAATTTGATAGACGAGTATAAGAGCGCTGAGCGAGACGATTACTTTAGTCACGCCTACCTTTGA
- a CDS encoding proteasome subunit beta type-4, putative → MTLGPVVTGTSVIALKYKHGILIAADKKASYGSYAKFQNVERIFKINNKTVMSFSGELADAQYLHEALTRVNVNNVMDKKSKYDVHNTKYYHSYVGRLFYNRKNKIDPLFNTIIVAGVNSQDYDDNDKDVLLYSDKHTTDEYKIINKEDLYIGFVDMHGTQFSADYMTTGYARYFALTLLRDHYKDYMTEEEAKTLLNECLRVLYYRDATASNKIQIVKITSKGVEYEEPYFLSCDMNSRDYVYPSIMLPSTGCMW, encoded by the exons ATGACGCTAGGCCCGGTGGTTACGGGCACGTCAGTCATTGCCCTCAAGTACAAACATGGCATTCTGATCGCGGCTGACAAGAAGG CGAGTTACGGGAGCTACGCCAAGTTCCAGAACGTGGAGCGCATTTTCAAGATCAACAACAAGACGGTGATGAGTTTCAGCGGAGAGCTGGCAGACGCGCAGTACCTGCACGAGGCGCTCACCCGGGTTAACGTAAACAACGTGATGGACAAGAAGAGCAAGTACGACGTGCACAACACCAAGTATTATCATTCTTATGTGGGTAGGCTCTTTTATAACCGGAAGAATAAGATCGACCCTCTTTTCAATACAATCATCGTTGCGGGGGTGAACTCACAAGATTACGATGACAACGACAAGGACGTGTTACTCTATTCTGACAAACACACGACTGATGAGTATAAGATAATAAATAAGGAAGACCTATACATTGGCTTCGTTGATATGCATGGAACTCAGTTTTCCGCAGATTATATGACCACCGGGTATGCTCGTTACTTCGCTTTAACGCTCCTTCGTGATCATTATAAGGATTACATGACcgaggaagaagcaaaaaccCTGTTGAATGAGTGCCTACGAGTACTTTACTACCGGGACGCCACAGCATCGAACAAAATACAAATTGTTAAAATTACTAGTAAGGGGGTGGAGTACGAGGAGCCCTACTTCCTCTCCTGCGATATGAATTCCCGCGATTATGTTTATCCTTCGATTATGCTCCCGTCCACTGGATGCATGTGGTAA
- a CDS encoding zinc finger protein, putative has protein sequence MNPPEEYVIRTSRNFSITMKEHNGGSDDWAVKQSKAQVYSLGLSPTDGRRIDEAAIPFDGAHTEGRSMNSHLPYCEVNDNSSNHMKNRRGNDFPSNAHPSARFRCSRYRSSRGGRSNGNKFFANKTLYFATPPARETPHQGDEAAVQRDASGLVNHSHRGNLRKGQKRKWSQAPSGGVPMEEESSTSDNECLKEEHHQEEEEEEEEEEQDGDEGVNEDDEEEEPLNQLTHTKHARRKSYNEITSDILKDAAEYFKNCRGARRGTNSGEDHGDDEDDEDDEDDEDDEDEATNDPQAPPGESLSTGNLCCVCQINEHKYKCPFCEALSCSLTCAKEHKKIKKCKNKLKKNLKIKKVAKKNLDENMLHRDYIFLHRVESILHGNYRYLRIKENETTNIWLYSYNKLISILKKKKIFLLKAPLYTKLHQGNKTTIRHGNVFWMVKVTLVNDYLFVTHEDVSEETPLLQLLNVSLAKVDKRRKNLQVNYLDNLNAICVSLDSVQMNKGKRKADSHFCVLHTLSEILRDQTFYEYPHLSFQIILQDGSPVENPAYEVTRQRLEGTNDVAEEGQTNEQRNSAVDEEGHTNEELKEVEEQRNSAVDEEGHTNEELKEVEEQRNHAIDEEDSPSQADAPTSPICDEQTKEETHVDEQTNPPPQG, from the coding sequence atGAATCCTCCGGAAGAATATGTCATCCGGACGAGTAGGAACTTTTCCATTACGATGAAAGAACACAACGGTGGTAGTGATGACTGGGCTGTCAAGCAGAGTAAGGCGCAAGTGTACAGTTTAGGTCTATCCCCCACTGATGGACGAAGGATTGATGAAGCGGCCATCCCATTTGATGGGGCCCATACGGAGGGAAGGAGCATGAATTCACATCTCCCCTACTGTGAAGTGAATGACAATTCAAGTAACCACATGAAGAACAGGAGAGGGAATGATTTCCCTTCGAATGCCCATCCCTCTGCCCGATTTCGCTGCTCACGTTACCGATCATCCAGAGGTGGACGCTCAAATGGaaacaaattttttgcaaataaaaCTCTCTACTTTGCAACGCCGCCAGCTAGGGAGACCCCTCACCAGGGGGATGAAGCCGCGGTGCAACGTGATGCATCTGGTTTGGTTAACCATTCCCATCGGGGAAATCTCCGAAAGGGTCAAAAGAGAAAGTGGAGCCAGGCACCTTCGGGGGGGGTCCCCATGGAAGAGGAAAGCTCCACGAGCGACAATGAGTGCCTCAAGGAGGAACATCatcaggaggaggaggaggaggaggaagaagaagaacaagacGGCGACGAGGGGGTCAATGAGgacgatgaagaagaggaaccCTTGAACCAATTAACACACACCAAACACGCAAGGAGGAAATCGTACAACGAAATAACCTCCGATATATTGAAGGATGCAGCGgagtattttaaaaattgcagAGGGGCAAGGAGAGGAACCAATTCGGGAGAAGATCACGGTGATGACgaggatgatgaggatgatgaggatgatgaggatgatgaggacGAAGCAACGAATGACCCGCAGGCACCCCCGGGAGAAAGCCTCTCCACTGGAAACCTGTGCTGTGTCTGCCAGATTAACGAACACAAATACAAGTGCCCCTTCTGTGAGGCGCTCTCCTGTTCACTAACCTGTGCAaaggaacacaaaaaaattaaaaagtgcaaaaataagttaaaaaaaaacttaaagataaaaaaagttgcaaaaaaaaatctagaTGAGAATATGCTACACAGAGACTACATATTCCTTCATAGGGTGGAGTCAATTCTTCACGGAAATTATCGATATCTcaggataaaagaaaatgagaCAACGAACATATGGCTGTACAGTTATAATAAACTAATTAGtatcttgaaaaaaaaaaaaatttttttactcaAGGCACCTCTCTATACGAAACTCCATCAAGGAAACAAGACCACCATCCGACATGGTAACGTTTTTTGGATGGTAAAAGTTACCCTCGTGAATGACTACCTCTTTGTAACTCATGAGGACGTCAGCGAAGAGACTCCCCTTTTGCAACTTCTGAACGTATCCCTAGCAAAAGTGGacaagaggagaaaaaacctCCAAGTTAACTACCTTGACAATCTGAATGCCATATGTGTATCTCTTGATAGTGTTCAGATgaacaagggaaaaagaaaggcggattcccatttttgtgttCTGCATACGCTTAGCGAAATCCTTCGTGATCAAACGTTTTATGAATACCCGCACCTCAGTTTTCAAATTATCCTCCAGGACGGTTCCCCCGTTGAAAATCCCGCTTACGAAGTGACTAGGCAACGCCTAGAAGGCACTAACGATGTAGCTGAGGAGGGGCAAACCAACGAGCAGAGGAACAGTGCAGTTGATGAGGAGGGACacacaaatgaagaacttaaggaagtggaagagcAGAGGAACAGTGCAGTTGATGAGGAGGGACacacaaatgaagaacttaaggaagtggaagagcAGAGGAACCATGCGATTGATGAGGAAGATTCCCCCAGCCAAGCAGATGCTCCCACCTCCCCCATCTGTGATGAACAGACGAAGGAGGAAACACACGTCGACGAACAAACCAACCCTCCTCCGCAGGGTTGA
- a CDS encoding AAA family ATPase, putative encodes MKGRNERKTNIEQVMSDYLINLSYLYKNSQSQSHSLSDHENAEGKIIHRTSNTRSELLKQETLLMCKKDNSNNSASSASTSDEILSESAKSMSAFYHKMLNTIFPPREREIYLHLKKILQTQEHFADVEANEYLFCYLFVLSIKNMFYTIILQRKLQQHVGQDIPTACNDDDPVASNDEDPAVSNDEEPILSNDEEPILSNEEEPILYNEEEPIASNDEEPIASNDEEPIEGKGNDEHLLKGGEEPEETQLAEMQPRQEQTTQEQIREEKPREEQPAEEKPKWTNAQKTQTEKQRRGEELLETNLENFGKNYIYPLFEALKKNKSYWLIPLTVISCGYLYYKMKGRVAACINNYYLNVTKYFTRTFLSPWGTTDAAISKDYNHFFHNVHKNNVKTILFNPSNNTFTYVLSKATLPKGGTNMNIFNSNKMVSSAPAPTEDERNNVYTIFYNDYIMKFLLKNKFYENVEIKLDDKMMKLSLVEVIKKNLFDLVTYSLSLATFFYFYEKNLSISSPFTSMDCSSQSTNKDNALSNIILNDKTKKDIKGVLFFLLFSSIFPENYNLSGYNTILFTGETGTGKSMLAKAIARELDVEFIHLSGSTFIELYIGNGASKLRSHFRRAKRNSRSVLLFIDEIDSIGLSRSMNNDGGNNANHEYTQTLNQLLIEIDSLHEYNREQFLMASRGQNKRGLLSSVRETIMEIVSPAAESGEAEGDHYSRGDQYGGDHYRGDNYRGDNYRGHRPRDGYEIMQYYLNNDLTLQEVEELFNLRKYRTGKFILFIGATNRYKMLDSALVRSKRFDKVIHFHLPNLFTRRRLFEFYVDKYTRGVSPHNMKGLPMQRGLPPCKTPLPRLEYAPFRHKFSNHFSALHPGAKDKYEYLLKSLRRGRLGSNARGTKNNYHCENRNGDYFGASHSHVDTLALSVLTTLFNCADIDEIVHSVKMNSLTQSHLHRQAHDINSALFEVVDSTLFNKFTYDNHGEKLSSQGNKTEMTDTKGSANIKFSGSNWCTDADYEDYLSRFIHFCNEELEKRINDEERRRKNQRKGGYSHGEKLTFDDLLFFNDLQKMKTKIWRDEDMNFILQNGFCVNNGFFPPGRSYHLYLLWKSIESFYVTLHSSCNRAIC; translated from the coding sequence ATGAAGGGGCGCAACGAACGCAAAACGAACATCGAGCAGGTGATGAGCGACTACCTGATCAACTTGAGCTACCTGTACAAGAACTCACAGTCGCAGTCACACTCACTGAGTGATCATGAGAACGCCGAGGGAAAGATTATTCACAGGACAAGCAACACCAGATCGGAACTCCTTAAACAAGAAACCCTTCTCATGTGCAAGAAGGACAATAGCAACAACAGCGCCAGCAGCGCCAGTACTAGTGACGAGATATTATCAGAAAGCGCCAAGAGCATGTCTGCTTTCTACCACAAGATGTTGAATACCATCTTCCCCCCGAGGGAGAGAGAGATATACCTCCACTTAAAGAAAATACTCCAGACGCAAGAACACTTTGCAGATGTCGAGGCCAATGAGTACCTCTTCTGCTATCTGTTCGTgttgtccattaaaaatatgttctacACCATTATCTTACAAAGGAAGCTGCAGCAACACGTGGGGCAAGATATCCCAACTGCGTGTAATGATGATGACCCAGTAGCGTCAAATGATGAAGACCCAGCAGTGTCTAATGATGAAGAACCAATATTATCTAATGATGAAGAACCAATATTATCTAATGAAGAAGAGCCAATATTATATAATGAAGAAGAGCCAATAGCATCTAATGATGAAGAGCCAATAGCATCTAATGATGAAGAGCCAATAGAAGGTAAAGGGAACGATGAACATCTACTCAAGGGTGGAGAAGAACCTGAAGAAACTCAACTTGCAGAAATGCAACCTAGACAAGAACAGACTACACAAGAACAGATTAGAGAGGAAAAGCCTAGAGAGGAACAACCTGCAGAAGAAAAACCCAAATGGACAAACGCGCAAAAGACGCAAACGGAAAAACAACGACGGGGGGAAGAACTCCTGGAGACTAATCTGGAAAACTTCGGAAAGAACTACATCTATCCGCTTTTCGAGgcgctgaaaaaaaataaatcctaTTGGCTGATCCCACTGACCGTAATATCATGTGGCTACCTCTACtacaaaatgaaggggaGAGTAGCGGCCTGCATAAACAACTATTACCTTAACGTAACAAAGTATTTCACACGCACCTTCCTGTCCCCATGGGGTACTACGGATGCAGCCATTTCCAAAGATTACAACCATTTCTTTCACAATGTCCACAAGAACAACGTTAAAACGATCTTATTCAATCCATCCAACAACACATTCACGTACGTTTTAAGCAAAGCGACTCTCCCGAAGGGAGGCACAAACATGAATATCTTCAATTCAAACAAAATGGTAAGCAGTGCACCTGCACCCACAGAGGACGAAAGGAATAACGTGTAcaccattttttacaatgaCTACATAATGAAGTTTTtactaaaaaataaattttacgAAAACGTGGAGATAAAATTAGACGATAAAATGATGAAGTTATCCTTGGTAGAagttattaaaaagaatCTGTTCGATCTAGTTACATACAGCCTTTCCTTAGCaacatttttctatttctatGAGAAGAACCTCTCTATTTCATCCCCCTTTACAAGTATGGATTGCTCTTCCCAAAGTACAAACAAAGATAACGCCCTCAGTAATATTATTCTGAACGACAAAACGAAGAAGGACATCAAGGGggtcttattttttctcttattttCTAGCATATTCCCAGAGAATTATAACCTATCTGGTTATAACACTATTTTATTCACAGGAGAGACTGGCACGGGAAAGAGTATGTTAGCCAAAGCGATTGCCAGAGAGCTGGACGTTGAATTCATTCACCTCTCAGGATCTACCTTCATAGAGTTATACATTGGTAACGGAGCTTCTAAATTGAGGAGCCACTTTAGGAGGGCCAAACGTAATTCCAGATCTGTACTCCTTTTCATTGATGAGATAGATAGCATTGGCTTAAGTAGATCTATGAACAACGATGGTGGAAACAACGCCAACCATGAGTACACACAGACGTTGAATCAGTTGCTAATAGAAATAGATTCTTTGCATGAGTATAACAGAGAACAGTTCCTCATGGCATCGCGTGGTCAGAATAAAAGGGGCCTTCTCTCCAGCGTGAGGGAAACCATCATGGAGATCGTCTCGCCGGCTGCAGAGTCCGGAGAGGCGGAGGGCGATCACTACAGCAGAGGTGATCAGTACGGGGGCGACCACTATCGAGGTGATAATTACCGGGGTGATAATTACCGGGGTCATCGCCCACGGGACGGCTACGAAATTATGCAATATTACCTGAACAACGACCTCACCCTCCAGGAGGTGGAGGAACTGTTCAACCTGAGGAAATACCGAACGGGCAAGTTTATCCTGTTCATCGGGGCAACCAACCGGTACAAGATGCTGGACTCTGCGCTAGTCAGATCCAAGCGCTTCGACAAAGTCATCCACTTCCATCTGCCTAATCTGTTCACGCGTCGAAGGCTCTTCGAGTTTTATGTGGACAAGTACACACGGGGGGTATCCCCCCACAACATGAAGGGGCTGCCGATGCAGAGAGGGTTGCCCCCGTGCAAAACGCCATTACCTCGACTGGAGTATGCCCCCTTCAGGCACAAATTTAGCAACCACTTTAGTGCACTCCACCCCGGGGCAAAGGATAAGTACGAATACCTGCTGAAGTCGCTCAGGAGGGGAAGGTTGGGATCCAACGCGCGGGGTACCAAAAATAACTACCATTGTGAGAACCGTAATGGGGACTACTTTGGTGCTTCACACAGTCACGTCGACACCTTAGCGCTGTCCGTCCTGACGACCTTGTTCAACTGCGCCGACATAGACGAGATAGTGCACTCCGTTAAAATGAACAGTCTCACGCAGAGTCATCTGCACCGACAGGCTCATGACATTAATAGTGCCCTCTTCGAAGTGGTGGACTCCACCCTATTTAATAAATTCACGTACGATAATCATGGAGAGAAGCTAAGCAGTCAGGGGAATAAAACCGAGATGACCGACACCAAAGGATCAGCAAACATAAAGTTCAGTGGTAGCAACTGGTGCACCGATGCAGATTACGAGGACTACTTATCCAGGTTTATTCATTTCTGTAATGAAGAATTAgagaaaaggataaatgatgaggaaagaaggaggaagaaccaaaggaaaggaggataCTCTCATGGGGAGAAATTAACATTCGATGATTTACTGTTTTTTAATGacttacaaaaaatgaagacaaaGATATGGAGAGACGAGGATATGAATTTTATCCTTCAGAATGGTTTTTGCGTGAACAATGGTTTCTTTCCACCAGGTAGGAGTTACCATCTCTACCTCCTGTGGAAGTCAATTGAAAGCTTTTACGTGACTCTCCATTCGAGCTGCAACCGGGCCATCTGCTAG
- a CDS encoding methionine aminopeptidase 1c, putative, translated as MKEYTLVLLTWALLWLFRGGESIGRVKRVRPVNPSGHVNRSGCTGCGGPGRTRAWRGFIRLGKNSKGCYAKQRFPYRRQPERNHLTCATAGEGFSNTIHHDVKKNTQNYEEDGPPASFHRYIENIKTRKNVHPSIRITDFDKKFIRCKESYNRRYSHLKDSELFGNFRFVGRQKKGIMSPKYYLPKYVERPNYHRTGTPVPVPYEGERKMNSNTKGTESLHPYSNIKSEDDIETISSNCLFARELMDDVSHIICEGITTNDIDIYILNKCINNGYYPSPLNYHLFPKSSCISINEILCHGIPDNNVLYENDIVKVDISVFKDGFHADMCESFLVPKLSRNEKKKKKKFYDFIYLNDKLRTKYTKFIMKYNFDLTTNKVVKTGKQCSIRRIKYDPPNSKDRPNDQYNSFDDNTNCVMRSAHFDGNEITHEEDYYNDGNGATHMSRDNMQRDDLDELELFHRQYDEQVIYNKNQNSQTYDDIQRYIYNKTRGSPKDKNNRNHQNRFAFFDKGKLEADEFKMYMRKKNIDLIKTAHECTMEAIRVCKAGVPFSAIGDAIANHLDRINKRLHVHYAVVPHLCGHNIGKNFHEEPFIIHTRNNDDRQMCENLVFTIEPIISERPCDFIMWPDNWTMSNARYVFSAQFEHTIVVRKDGAEILTGKTDRSPKFVWECEET; from the coding sequence ATGAAGGAGTATACGCTCGTCCTGCTGACCTGGGCGCTCCTCTGGTTGTtcagggggggtgaaagcaTCGGAAGGGTCAAACGTGTCAGACCTGTCAACCCTTCTGGCCATGTCAACCGTAGTGGTTGCACTGGTTGCGGTGGCCCAGGACGCACGAGAGCGTGGCGGGGGTTCATTCGCCTTGGTAAGAATTCCAAAGGGTGCTACGCGAAGCAGAGGTTCCCTTACCGCCGACAGCCCGAAAGGAATCACCTGACCTGCGCCACTGCAGGGGAAGGGTTTTCGAACACCATCCACCACGATGTGAAGAAGAATACACAGAACTACGAAGAAGATGGCCCACCGGCATCCTTCCACAGATatattgaaaatattaagaCAAGAAAAAACGTCCACCCAAGTATACGCATAACCGactttgataaaaaattcatcagATGTAAGGAGAGTTACAATAGGAGGTATTCCCATCTGAAGGACAGCGAGTTATTTGGAAATTTCCGCTTCGTGGgtagacaaaaaaaggggatcaTGTCTCCTAAGTATTATTTGCCTAAGTATGTAGAGAGGCCCAATTACCACAGGACAGGTACGCCTGTACCTGTTCCATACGAGGGTGAGCGAAAAATGAATAGCAATACCAAAGGAACAGAATCCCTCCACCCTTATAGCAACATAAAAAGTGAGGATGACATAGAAACAATTAGTAGCAATTGTCTGTTCGCTCGCGAACTCATGGATGACGTATCACATATTATCTGCGAAGGAATAACAACAAACGATATAGACATTTACATTCTCAACAAGTGTATAAACAATGGTTACTATCCCTCTCCTTTGAATTATCATCTCTTCCCGAAAAGCTCGTGTATATCTATTAACGAAATACTTTGCCATGGAATCCCTGACAATAACGTCTTGTACGAGAACGACATCGTGAAGGTAGACATCAGCGTGTTCAAAGATGGATTTCATGCGGACATGTGTGAAAGCTTCCTCGTTCCGAAATTAtcaagaaatgaaaaaaaaaaaaaaaaaaaattctacgaTTTTATATACTTAAATGATAAGCTCCGGACgaaatatacaaaatttATTATGAAGTACAACTTTGATTTAACTACTAATAAAGTTGTGAAAACTGGAAAACAATGCTCCATCAGAAGGATCAAGTACGACCCACCCAATTCGAAGGATAGACCCAATGACCAGTACAACTCCTTCGACGATAATACGAATTGTGTGATGCGCAGTGCCCACTTTGATGGGAACGAAATCACGCATGAGGAGGATTATTACAACGATGGTAATGGAGCGACACATATGTCCAGAGACAACATGCAGAGGGACGACCTGGACGAACTGGAACTCTTCCACCGACAGTACGATGAGCAGGTCATCTATAACAAGAACCAAAACAGCCAAACTTATGATGACATACAGCGGTACATATATAACAAAACCAGAGGATCTCCAAAAGACAAGAACAACCGGAATCACCAGAACAGGTTCGCCTTCTTCGACAAAGGAAAGCTTGAAGCGGACGAGTTCAAAATGTacatgcgtaaaaaaaatatcgacCTCATAAAAACGGCACATGAGTGCACCATGGAAGCTATCCGTGTTTGTAAGGCAGGCGTTCCTTTCAGTGCGATAGGAGATGCAATAGCCAACCACCTAGACAGGATAAATAAGCGCCTCCATGTACATTATGCAGTCGTCCCACATCTGTGTGGACATAacattggaaaaaattttcacgaAGAAccttttattattcatacaAGAAATAACGACGACAGACAGATGTGTGAAAATCTTGTCTTCACCATTGAACCCATTATATCTGAGCGTCCCTGTGATTTTATCATGTGGCCAGACAATTGGACTATGTCCAATGCCAGGTATGTTTTTTCCGCTCAGTTCGAGCATACTATCGTTGTGCGCAAAGATGGAGCAGAGATCCTCACGGGGAAAACGGATCGCTCTCCAAAATTTGTTTGGGAATGCGAAGAGACGTAG